From Ruminococcus sp. HUN007, a single genomic window includes:
- a CDS encoding AAA family ATPase: MPRKIGTGVQSFSKLRERGSFFVDKTEFISDWWNADDEVTLITRPRRFGKTLNMSMLECFFSPEYAGRADLFEGLNVWKDTEMRELQGSQPVIFVTMAAIKGIDYKDFLEQMNAEMQSVYSRYEEFINYSDKISDAKKEKFNLFNRTMIKTMVAEPDTPDKKVNTTILKQSIAFLSELLSIHYGKKVIILLDEYDTPMVESYVKKYWDETAAFMRTFFNTTFKSNPYMYRSVLTGITRVSKESLFSDFNNIEICTLSAVKYQEYFGFTEEEVFAAMDEYGLTNKDEVKYWYDGFTIGDLKDIYNPWSVTNFLGKKILSPYWANTSSNKLVSDLLREGDAEMKSDFEHLLCGGTVTKQINEELVYSDLSADDNSAWSLLTMSGYLKIESRDDEEYELKIVNYETVKMFRGLISKWFRKGNSYSNFIKALLQNDLDYMNKFMNDLTVSMFSSFDTGKKPSEEAEPERFYHGFVLGLLVDLRERYAVTSNRESGFGRYDVLLEPLDKEKDDAMIFEFKVINKRKGENDLEDTVAAALKQIEDKKYEQVLLDKGVKKEKIRKYGFAFEGSRVLIGE, translated from the coding sequence ATGCCACGAAAAATAGGAACCGGAGTGCAGAGTTTCAGCAAACTCAGAGAACGCGGTAGTTTTTTTGTAGATAAAACAGAGTTTATAAGCGACTGGTGGAATGCAGATGATGAAGTCACTCTCATCACTCGTCCGCGCCGTTTTGGCAAAACACTGAACATGAGTATGCTCGAATGTTTCTTCAGTCCGGAGTATGCGGGAAGAGCAGATCTTTTTGAAGGATTGAATGTCTGGAAAGATACAGAAATGAGAGAATTGCAGGGAAGTCAGCCGGTTATCTTCGTTACAATGGCAGCGATAAAAGGTATTGATTATAAGGATTTTCTTGAACAGATGAATGCAGAAATGCAGTCGGTATATTCACGTTATGAAGAGTTTATAAATTACAGTGATAAGATCTCAGATGCCAAAAAAGAAAAATTTAATCTTTTTAACAGAACGATGATCAAAACGATGGTTGCCGAACCGGATACCCCTGATAAAAAAGTTAATACAACAATACTGAAGCAGAGCATAGCGTTTCTTTCTGAGTTGTTGTCTATCCATTACGGAAAGAAAGTAATAATACTTCTTGATGAATATGATACGCCGATGGTCGAATCCTATGTGAAGAAATACTGGGATGAAACAGCTGCGTTTATGCGGACATTTTTCAATACAACATTCAAAAGCAATCCGTACATGTACCGCAGTGTGCTTACAGGAATAACAAGAGTAAGTAAGGAATCCCTGTTTTCAGATTTCAATAATATAGAGATATGTACACTTTCAGCAGTAAAATATCAGGAATACTTCGGGTTTACTGAAGAAGAAGTATTTGCTGCGATGGACGAATATGGCCTTACCAATAAGGATGAAGTGAAATACTGGTACGACGGATTTACCATCGGTGATCTTAAGGACATTTATAATCCGTGGTCAGTGACTAATTTCCTTGGCAAGAAAATATTATCACCTTACTGGGCAAATACCAGTTCCAATAAACTTGTAAGTGACCTTCTGCGCGAAGGCGATGCGGAAATGAAAAGTGATTTTGAGCATCTTCTCTGCGGCGGAACAGTGACAAAGCAGATAAATGAAGAGCTTGTGTACAGCGATCTTAGCGCAGATGATAATTCTGCCTGGAGCCTGCTTACGATGAGCGGATACCTGAAAATCGAATCACGCGATGATGAAGAATATGAACTGAAAATAGTAAATTATGAAACAGTGAAAATGTTCCGCGGTCTTATTTCAAAGTGGTTCAGGAAAGGAAACAGCTACAGTAATTTTATCAAAGCGCTTCTTCAGAATGACCTTGACTACATGAATAAATTCATGAATGACCTGACAGTATCGATGTTCAGCTCATTCGATACAGGAAAGAAGCCGTCAGAAGAGGCGGAACCGGAGCGTTTTTATCACGGCTTTGTTCTCGGACTTCTGGTTGACCTTCGTGAAAGATATGCAGTAACATCCAACCGTGAAAGCGGATTCGGAAGATACGATGTACTTCTTGAACCGCTGGATAAGGAAAAAGATGATGCGATGATATTCGAATTCAAGGTTATCAACAAAAGAAAAGGCGAAAACGATCTTGAAGATACCGTTGCTGCTGCACTGAAGCAGATAGAGGATAAGAAGTACGAGCAGGTACTGCTCGATAAAGGCGTTAAGAAAGAGAAGATTCGCAAGTACGGCTTTGCATTCGAAGGAAGCCGTGTGCTTATAGGTGAATAA
- a CDS encoding MBG domain-containing protein, whose protein sequence is MEQKHFWKRIAAGLLSLLIVAEYIPLNISTGDCFKESGIHNVLGMGSKDNVANAATTSIALNAEYSVGDTISNNTSNTVYIKENYYNNASDYVLALPSNSSVTISSFSYRAPNVNQPSKPARNKIVFSTNLSEYDSNGKYTCLTHDLFTVSGQDRTVEKVYVTSGSGTLTDPYVFDVKAYALPVLSNDNVIIADLTYDGTEKIPVLKYGDTTLVKDTDYTIVESEGDTTSAINAGTYTIHINGIKDYAGENVALTWKISKAYLKLTAAEGLKYTGTAQNLITGTVPEGTKFSLTQPEIVVKTNEEWRDVYQYKEAMEEAKDSATDYIDEQYYSFAEYVLDMYARCINSIGNGDVSASEFLDAALDSLSRMDAYVSDYNGHTFDTTSDAIKYINETIRDKTIEALTAEFNDDETEWSGTIPAGKDAKTYTFWYKGDGVNYKDTIRSMNVTIGKGILTLTPAELTYTGEAQNLITGTVPEGTKFTLTAPKAGLDYTAEKTKISGWISALNDKANNASSSEEGNYYYSAASALSYYYSVLNYLNKNYESNPANVMSEAVSSAGKMAQDVTPSDDVKEAIDYINTYIKDKTLNDAKARFATVEPDDWSDTITATNAGTYTVYYKGSGNYDDTVKNVTASIAKATPTPEAPTNLTAAFDKKLSDIELPDGWAWDAPDTSVGDVGNNTFAATFTPTDTANYNNYSADLTVAVTAISATPTAVGTLNATYGDTLADVDLPTVEDGSGTWGWKDAETTSVGNAGAQTFDALFTPTNANYSAVTKSITVNVAKANINVTAVAKSKNYGEDDPTLTYIADPLFGMDTFTGTLTRAEGETADTYAITQGTLTAGNNYNINFTGANLTINKAAIASEVSIANWTYGEKASEPSVANNPGKGEVTYTYYKGEEKLDGVPTSAGTYRVEASIAETENYEAGSASKEFTVAKKPLKITADKAGKVYGTADPALTYTLEGTLVGEDRITGSLTREKGDNTGEYTIGQGTLTAGDNYAIEFVSDKFTVTPAEFNVKANGYTGAYDGTDHGIAASSDVEDAKVYYLVSDTEPAEADFKEADITVSPKYKNAGTYKIWYCITAPNYSTVISYQTVEITKAAVAPTVSIANWTYGEKQGVPKIEGLPEGTDFSAKVTYYKKGSDKALGAEPTDAGEYTVAAVIGESANYLGGTAKADFRIAKAAITPSVTLAGWKNGETANDPVVTGDAGNGTVKFEYKAKGAEDSTYSETVPTAVGTYVVKASVDETANYKAGTATVEFTIGHGHSYSDKWNYDESKHWRECTSAEGECDAQKTDVAEHTFTEWKVTKEATCEEAGTESRKCTVCGKEETRPVAATGHMYGKPEYTWSADGKTCTATVICETDKKFTVTETVEVTSEIKAPASCEKAGVTTYTAAFKNELFTSQTKDVEDIPATGHKFGDWKVTKEATCDEDGSESRKCEYCGKEETKVILAEGHELGDWTVTKPATCEEKGIETRYCTHDDGTFETREIPAIGHRYGEPVYTWSDDGKTCTASVTCENDKTYVVTETAVITSVVKAAATCDNKGITTYTATFKNELFSTQTKDVEDVPAAGHEFGDWEVSKQPTCTEKGVQTRKCKDCDETETQELPATGHRYGTPVYTWSDDGKTCTASVTCENDKTHVITEEAVITGAVKTAATCDNKGITTYTATFKNELFSAQTKDVEDVPAAGHEFGDWVVTKQPTCTEKGVQTRKCKDCDETETQEIAATGEHKFGKWTINIVAGPDGDGEKQHVCDVCGKVEKEATKYDDEVKPTEPGTPEDEDASGKIENITDPKENACGGTIEVSKSDILETFPLEKEELESVENGSDISLKLEVKDIAEEVKASEEADKINAAVETAIEKLVVEMNEDNSVAEEKKAEEIAKVKNAKVAAVLDVTIEKFIDGEDAGRVTELKKPLRVYINLPEGLYEEGRSYFVVREHNGEYEALELHIIDATRGWFESQYYSKFYIMYTEKAPEPIVEPDPVVEPEPVVEPEPVIEPEPVVEPEPVVEPEPVVEPEPVVEPEPVVEPEPVVEPEPVVEPEPVVEPEPVVEPEPVHEHKFGEWKTSQNASWLHRGYEERTCECGEKETRRVEESWTEWLVGAIGRRLRNLFR, encoded by the coding sequence ATGGAACAGAAACATTTTTGGAAACGCATCGCAGCTGGATTGCTTTCGTTACTTATTGTTGCGGAATATATTCCGTTAAATATCAGTACAGGTGACTGCTTTAAAGAAAGTGGAATCCATAATGTTTTGGGTATGGGTAGCAAAGATAATGTGGCTAATGCGGCGACAACATCGATTGCATTAAATGCAGAGTATTCTGTTGGCGACACCATATCTAATAATACCAGTAATACAGTTTATATTAAAGAGAATTATTACAATAATGCATCGGATTACGTTTTGGCTTTGCCGAGCAACAGCTCGGTAACAATCTCTTCTTTCTCTTATCGAGCACCTAACGTTAATCAACCCAGCAAACCTGCTCGTAACAAGATTGTGTTTAGTACAAATCTAAGTGAATATGACAGCAACGGAAAATATACTTGTTTAACACATGATCTCTTTACTGTAAGCGGACAGGATAGAACTGTTGAAAAAGTATATGTAACATCCGGCAGCGGAACATTAACAGATCCCTATGTTTTCGATGTAAAAGCATATGCGCTCCCAGTACTCTCCAACGATAACGTGATTATTGCCGACTTAACATACGATGGCACAGAAAAGATACCTGTTCTCAAATACGGCGATACAACGCTTGTCAAGGATACGGACTACACGATAGTTGAATCCGAGGGCGACACAACCTCCGCTATAAATGCAGGCACATACACTATTCATATCAACGGTATAAAGGATTATGCTGGTGAGAATGTGGCACTGACCTGGAAGATAAGCAAGGCTTACCTCAAACTCACAGCCGCAGAAGGTCTCAAGTACACAGGTACTGCTCAGAACCTTATCACAGGTACAGTTCCCGAGGGTACGAAGTTCAGCCTCACACAGCCAGAGATTGTTGTCAAAACAAATGAAGAATGGCGTGATGTGTATCAATATAAGGAAGCTATGGAAGAAGCAAAAGATTCGGCTACAGATTATATTGATGAACAATATTATAGTTTTGCTGAATATGTGCTGGATATGTATGCCCGGTGCATTAATTCTATAGGTAACGGTGACGTTTCTGCTTCTGAGTTCTTAGACGCAGCACTTGATTCATTGAGCCGAATGGACGCTTATGTTTCAGATTATAACGGACACACATTTGATACTACCAGTGATGCAATAAAATATATTAACGAAACGATCAGGGATAAAACCATAGAGGCTTTGACGGCTGAATTCAATGATGACGAAACTGAATGGAGCGGAACAATTCCAGCTGGCAAAGACGCAAAAACATATACCTTCTGGTATAAGGGCGACGGCGTGAATTACAAAGATACTATCCGGAGCATGAATGTGACAATTGGTAAGGGTATACTTACCCTCACTCCTGCAGAGCTGACCTACACCGGCGAAGCGCAGAACCTTATCACAGGTACAGTTCCCGAGGGTACGAAGTTCACACTGACAGCGCCGAAGGCTGGGCTGGATTATACAGCGGAAAAAACAAAAATCAGCGGGTGGATAAGTGCTCTTAACGATAAAGCAAATAATGCTTCATCTTCAGAAGAAGGCAATTATTATTATAGTGCTGCCAGTGCGCTGAGTTATTATTATAGCGTCCTTAATTATTTAAATAAGAATTATGAATCGAATCCTGCCAATGTAATGTCTGAAGCTGTAAGCTCTGCAGGGAAAATGGCACAGGATGTTACGCCGTCTGACGATGTTAAGGAAGCTATCGACTATATCAACACCTACATCAAGGACAAGACCCTTAATGATGCGAAAGCGCGTTTTGCCACTGTTGAGCCTGACGACTGGAGCGATACCATAACAGCCACAAATGCAGGCACTTACACCGTTTACTACAAGGGCAGCGGCAACTATGACGATACAGTGAAGAACGTTACCGCCTCTATCGCAAAGGCAACTCCTACCCCCGAAGCTCCAACAAATCTGACAGCTGCTTTCGACAAGAAGCTGTCTGATATAGAGCTCCCCGACGGCTGGGCTTGGGACGCTCCCGATACAAGCGTAGGCGATGTTGGTAATAATACATTTGCTGCAACATTTACACCTACAGATACTGCTAACTATAACAACTACTCGGCTGACCTGACAGTTGCAGTTACAGCTATCTCTGCAACACCAACTGCTGTTGGTACGCTCAATGCGACCTACGGCGATACCCTTGCCGATGTTGACCTCCCGACTGTCGAGGACGGTTCGGGTACTTGGGGTTGGAAGGACGCTGAGACAACATCTGTCGGCAATGCAGGTGCACAGACATTCGATGCGCTCTTCACACCAACGAATGCAAACTATTCTGCCGTGACAAAGAGCATTACTGTCAATGTTGCAAAGGCAAATATCAATGTTACCGCTGTTGCTAAGAGCAAGAACTACGGCGAGGATGATCCGACACTTACATATATTGCGGATCCATTATTTGGTATGGATACGTTCACAGGCACACTTACTCGTGCAGAGGGCGAGACAGCCGATACTTATGCGATTACACAGGGTACTCTCACCGCAGGCAATAATTACAATATCAATTTCACAGGTGCAAATCTCACGATCAACAAGGCTGCTATTGCTTCGGAAGTTTCAATTGCAAACTGGACATATGGCGAAAAAGCCAGTGAACCGTCAGTAGCAAATAACCCTGGTAAAGGTGAAGTAACATACACTTATTACAAGGGTGAAGAAAAACTTGACGGAGTACCGACATCAGCAGGAACATACAGAGTAGAGGCTTCGATAGCTGAAACTGAAAATTACGAGGCTGGTTCAGCAAGCAAGGAATTTACTGTAGCAAAGAAACCGCTTAAGATCACAGCGGACAAGGCAGGTAAAGTTTACGGAACAGCTGATCCGGCGCTTACTTATACACTTGAAGGTACGCTGGTCGGTGAAGACAGGATCACAGGTTCACTTACCCGTGAAAAGGGTGATAATACCGGTGAATATACGATCGGACAGGGTACACTTACAGCAGGTGACAACTATGCGATTGAATTTGTTTCTGACAAGTTTACTGTAACACCTGCAGAATTTAATGTCAAAGCGAATGGTTATACAGGCGCTTACGACGGTACGGATCATGGCATCGCAGCATCTTCAGATGTGGAAGACGCTAAGGTTTACTATCTTGTATCTGATACTGAACCTGCAGAAGCTGACTTTAAAGAAGCAGATATTACTGTATCACCAAAGTACAAGAACGCAGGAACCTATAAGATCTGGTACTGCATTACTGCGCCTAACTACAGTACAGTTATCAGCTATCAGACAGTTGAAATAACAAAGGCTGCTGTTGCTCCGACAGTTTCAATAGCAAACTGGACATACGGAGAAAAACAGGGCGTTCCGAAGATCGAAGGTTTACCTGAAGGAACGGATTTCAGCGCTAAAGTAACCTATTACAAGAAGGGAAGCGACAAGGCACTCGGAGCTGAACCGACAGATGCAGGTGAATACACAGTTGCGGCAGTTATCGGTGAATCTGCTAATTATCTTGGCGGTACAGCAAAGGCAGATTTCAGGATAGCAAAGGCTGCAATCACACCTTCAGTAACACTTGCAGGCTGGAAGAACGGTGAAACTGCAAACGATCCGGTAGTAACAGGTGATGCCGGAAACGGTACTGTAAAATTTGAATACAAGGCTAAAGGAGCTGAAGACAGTACATACAGTGAAACAGTTCCGACTGCTGTTGGAACATATGTAGTAAAGGCTTCAGTTGATGAAACTGCAAATTACAAGGCAGGTACAGCAACTGTCGAATTTACCATAGGACACGGTCACAGCTATTCAGATAAGTGGAACTATGACGAAAGCAAACACTGGCGCGAATGCACTTCTGCCGAAGGCGAATGCGATGCACAGAAAACTGATGTCGCTGAACATACATTTACAGAATGGAAAGTGACAAAGGAAGCAACATGTGAAGAAGCAGGAACAGAAAGCAGAAAGTGTACTGTATGCGGCAAGGAAGAAACCAGACCGGTTGCAGCAACAGGCCACATGTATGGTAAGCCGGAATACACATGGTCAGCAGACGGAAAGACATGCACAGCAACTGTTATTTGTGAGACAGACAAGAAGTTTACAGTAACAGAAACAGTTGAAGTGACAAGTGAAATAAAGGCACCGGCATCATGTGAAAAGGCCGGCGTTACAACATACACAGCAGCATTCAAAAATGAACTGTTCACATCACAGACGAAAGATGTTGAAGATATTCCGGCTACAGGACATAAATTCGGTGACTGGAAAGTAACGAAGGAAGCAACCTGTGACGAAGACGGCAGCGAAAGCAGAAAGTGCGAATACTGCGGTAAGGAAGAAACAAAGGTTATCCTTGCAGAAGGCCATGAGCTTGGTGACTGGACAGTAACAAAACCGGCAACCTGTGAAGAAAAGGGTATCGAAACAAGATACTGCACACATGATGACGGAACATTCGAAACAAGAGAAATCCCGGCAATCGGACATAGGTACGGTGAACCTGTATACACATGGTCAGATGACGGAAAGACATGCACAGCTTCAGTAACATGTGAGAATGACAAGACATATGTGGTAACTGAAACAGCGGTGATCACAAGCGTAGTTAAGGCAGCAGCAACATGTGATAATAAAGGCATAACAACATACACAGCAACATTTAAGAACGAACTTTTCAGTACGCAGACAAAGGACGTTGAAGACGTTCCTGCAGCAGGACATGAGTTTGGCGACTGGGAAGTAAGCAAGCAGCCAACATGTACAGAAAAGGGAGTTCAGACAAGAAAATGCAAAGACTGTGATGAAACTGAAACACAGGAGCTTCCGGCAACAGGACACAGATACGGAACACCTGTATACACATGGTCAGATGACGGAAAGACATGCACAGCTTCAGTAACATGTGAGAATGACAAGACACATGTAATAACAGAAGAAGCAGTGATCACAGGTGCAGTTAAGACAGCAGCAACTTGTGATAATAAAGGCATAACAACATACACAGCAACATTTAAGAACGAACTCTTCAGTGCGCAGACAAAGGACGTTGAAGACGTTCCTGCAGCAGGACATGAGTTTGGCGACTGGGTAGTAACAAAGCAGCCAACATGTACAGAAAAGGGAGTTCAGACAAGAAAATGCAAAGACTGTGATGAAACTGAAACGCAGGAGATTGCGGCAACAGGTGAACATAAGTTCGGTAAGTGGACCATCAATATTGTTGCAGGTCCGGATGGCGACGGTGAAAAACAGCATGTCTGCGATGTATGCGGCAAGGTGGAGAAAGAAGCCACAAAGTACGATGACGAAGTTAAGCCGACTGAACCGGGAACACCGGAAGATGAAGATGCATCTGGTAAGATCGAGAACATAACCGATCCGAAGGAAAATGCATGCGGCGGTACTATCGAAGTAAGCAAGAGCGATATTCTCGAAACATTCCCGCTTGAAAAGGAAGAACTGGAGAGCGTTGAAAACGGCAGCGACATCAGTCTTAAACTTGAAGTAAAGGATATTGCAGAAGAAGTAAAGGCTTCAGAAGAAGCGGACAAGATAAACGCTGCAGTAGAAACTGCAATTGAAAAACTTGTTGTCGAAATGAATGAAGACAACAGTGTTGCTGAAGAGAAGAAGGCTGAAGAAATAGCAAAGGTAAAGAATGCTAAGGTTGCAGCTGTACTTGATGTAACAATTGAAAAGTTCATCGACGGTGAAGATGCCGGAAGAGTTACAGAGCTTAAGAAACCGCTTCGTGTTTATATCAACCTCCCTGAAGGCCTTTACGAAGAAGGCAGAAGCTACTTTGTGGTTCGTGAACATAACGGCGAATACGAAGCACTTGAACTTCATATCATCGATGCCACAAGAGGCTGGTTCGAATCACAGTATTATTCTAAGTTCTACATCATGTATACAGAAAAGGCGCCGGAACCGATAGTCGAACCAGATCCAGTAGTCGAACCGGAACCAGTGGTTGAACCGGAACCGGTGATCGAACCAGAGCCTGTAGTCGAACCAGAGCCTGTAGTCGAACCAGAGCCTGTAGTCGAACCAGAGCCTGTAGTCGAACCAGAGCCAGTGGTTGAACCAGAACCAGTCGTAGAACCAGAGCCTGTAGTCGAACCAGAACCAGTGGTTGAACCGGAACCAGTGGTCGAACCGGAACCAGTTCACGAACATAAATTCGGCGAATGGAAGACTTCACAGAACGCATCATGGCTCCACAGAGGTTATGAAGAAAGAACCTGTGAATGCGGAGAAAAGGAAACCAGAAGAGTCGAAGAAAGCTGGACAGAATGGCTGGTTGGTGCAATTGGCAGAAGACTCAGAAATCTTTTCCGCTGA
- a CDS encoding acyl carrier protein, translated as MEKEAILKKLNEVFREVFDLDDVVVTRETVADDIEEWDSLEHINLISAVESTFKMKFKMKEVSTMKNVGEMIDIIAERTKL; from the coding sequence ATGGAAAAAGAAGCAATACTTAAGAAGCTGAATGAAGTTTTCAGGGAAGTTTTTGATCTTGACGACGTAGTTGTAACCCGTGAAACAGTTGCCGACGACATCGAGGAATGGGACAGCCTTGAACACATCAATCTCATCAGTGCAGTTGAGAGCACTTTTAAGATGAAGTTCAAAATGAAGGAAGTTTCAACAATGAAGAACGTCGGCGAAATGATCGACATCATTGCTGAAAGAACAAAGCTCTGA
- a CDS encoding HAD-IIIC family phosphatase produces the protein MKTLSYPFDSSYILKKKRSIKKELLASGTGRIKKKIAVLGGSTTNEIVNILELFLLDQGIEPEFYQSEYAQFWQDAVFGNEELSSFAPDIVYVHTTSRNLSLYEFNMSASEEQINEMLENQYRHFEEVWTNVKEKFGCPVIQNNFELPFYRILGNKDASDIHGKISFIRRLNEKFAEYARKNENFYINDINFISSCYGLEKWHDTSAWYMYKYAMNTQAIPEFAYNLSNIIKSVFGKNRKMLMLDLDNTLWGGVVGDLGQQGIEIGHETGMAEGYTEFQRYVKAHKQLGVLLSVNSKNDYENAIDGLKHPDTVLTPDDFVVIKANWDNKDRNTEAIAEEISILPDSFVFVDDNPAERNIVSEQISGIAVPEVNNVEDYIKTIDRNGYFELTSYTADDIKRNEMYRANIQRAGAEKKFSDYGEYLKSLEMEAYIDKFDDVALARITQLTNKSNQFNLTTKRYTLNEMEDVFADDQYIKIYGRLADKFGDNGIVSVVIGRKEGNELNIDLWLMSCRVLKREMEYAMLDRLVEICRKNGISVINGFYYKTAKNAMVKDLFTDFGFEKTSENENGDRTFRMNIDGYENKNKSIKVKDNGGY, from the coding sequence ATGAAAACACTGAGTTACCCTTTTGACAGTTCGTACATACTGAAGAAGAAGCGTTCAATAAAGAAAGAGCTTCTCGCTTCAGGTACCGGACGCATTAAAAAGAAAATTGCCGTACTCGGCGGCTCAACAACCAACGAAATAGTAAACATTCTTGAGCTTTTCCTGCTCGACCAGGGAATTGAACCGGAATTCTACCAGTCTGAATATGCTCAGTTCTGGCAGGATGCAGTTTTCGGAAACGAAGAACTTTCGTCCTTTGCTCCTGATATCGTATATGTCCACACGACATCACGCAATCTTTCGCTTTATGAATTCAATATGTCCGCTTCAGAAGAGCAGATAAATGAAATGCTCGAAAACCAGTACAGACACTTTGAGGAAGTCTGGACGAACGTAAAGGAAAAGTTTGGCTGTCCGGTTATTCAGAACAACTTCGAGCTTCCGTTTTACCGTATTCTCGGAAACAAGGACGCTTCCGACATACACGGAAAAATAAGCTTTATAAGAAGACTCAACGAAAAATTTGCTGAATACGCACGTAAAAACGAAAACTTCTATATAAATGACATTAACTTCATCTCATCCTGCTACGGACTTGAAAAGTGGCATGATACAAGCGCCTGGTACATGTACAAATACGCCATGAACACACAGGCAATACCGGAATTTGCATATAATCTTTCCAACATAATCAAATCTGTTTTCGGCAAGAACAGAAAAATGCTCATGCTCGACCTTGACAACACCCTCTGGGGCGGCGTTGTAGGTGATCTCGGACAGCAGGGCATCGAGATAGGCCACGAAACAGGTATGGCAGAAGGATATACCGAATTCCAGCGCTACGTAAAGGCTCACAAGCAGCTTGGTGTACTTCTTTCTGTAAATTCCAAGAACGACTACGAAAATGCGATCGACGGTCTTAAGCACCCTGACACGGTGCTTACCCCTGATGACTTTGTAGTGATAAAAGCAAACTGGGACAACAAGGACAGGAACACCGAAGCCATTGCCGAAGAAATATCGATACTTCCGGACAGCTTCGTTTTCGTGGACGACAATCCGGCTGAAAGGAACATCGTTTCAGAACAGATAAGCGGAATTGCAGTTCCTGAAGTAAACAATGTCGAGGACTATATCAAAACCATTGACAGAAACGGTTACTTTGAACTTACTTCATACACCGCTGATGATATAAAACGAAATGAAATGTACCGTGCAAATATTCAGCGTGCAGGTGCGGAAAAGAAATTTTCGGACTACGGTGAATATCTTAAGAGCCTTGAAATGGAAGCGTACATTGACAAGTTCGACGACGTGGCACTCGCCCGTATCACTCAGCTTACCAACAAGAGCAACCAGTTCAATCTTACAACAAAGAGATATACCTTAAACGAAATGGAAGATGTTTTCGCTGACGACCAGTATATCAAAATCTACGGACGTCTTGCTGACAAATTCGGCGACAACGGTATAGTTTCCGTAGTAATAGGCCGGAAAGAAGGAAATGAACTTAACATAGACCTGTGGCTGATGAGCTGCAGAGTATTAAAGCGCGAAATGGAATACGCAATGCTTGACAGACTCGTGGAGATATGCCGCAAAAACGGTATAAGCGTAATAAACGGCTTCTACTACAAGACAGCCAAGAATGCAATGGTAAAAGATCTTTTCACCGACTTCGGCTTTGAAAAGACATCCGAAAACGAAAACGGAGACCGTACATTCAGAATGAACATTGACGGTTATGAAAATAAAAACAAATCAATAAAAGTAAAAGACAACGGAGGATACTAA
- a CDS encoding DHHW family protein: MRKQQVCLSQIYPHTKKNVIPDYVGTLYGYSGAAALNDNPEDFVYYVPEKNYTVRYYSTSFEYSYEGSLFQEAYGVSAYCTYMGGDEQIVHLETQAPNERTLFIIKDSYGNALVPFLTGSFKNIFVIDMRYFDMNIINFMQEHGATDLLFAMNTFSAAGGSGSYNLSVLLNQ; the protein is encoded by the coding sequence TTGCGGAAACAGCAGGTGTGCCTTTCGCAGATATATCCACATACGAAAAAAAATGTCATTCCTGACTACGTAGGCACACTGTACGGATATTCAGGTGCTGCTGCACTCAACGATAATCCGGAGGATTTTGTTTACTATGTTCCGGAAAAGAACTACACAGTAAGATACTATTCAACATCATTTGAATACAGCTATGAAGGTTCACTGTTCCAGGAAGCCTACGGCGTATCGGCATACTGCACCTACATGGGCGGTGACGAACAGATAGTTCACCTTGAAACGCAGGCTCCGAACGAAAGAACACTTTTCATAATCAAGGACAGCTACGGCAACGCACTTGTTCCGTTCCTTACAGGATCATTCAAAAACATCTTCGTTATCGACATGCGTTACTTCGATATGAATATTATAAACTTCATGCAGGAACACGGAGCAACCGACCTTCTGTTCGCCATGAACACATTCTCGGCAGCAGGCGGATCAGGCTCGTATAATCTATCTGTACTGCTCAACCAGTAA